One genomic segment of Peromyscus leucopus breed LL Stock chromosome 23, UCI_PerLeu_2.1, whole genome shotgun sequence includes these proteins:
- the Fzd10 gene encoding frizzled-10, whose protein sequence is MPGSGGPERRGDTAGATMQHRGPRLWLVLQVMMGSCAAISSMDLERPGDGKCQPVEIPMCKDIGYNTTRMPNLMGHENQREAAIQLHEFAPLVEYGCHGHLRFFLCSLYAPMCTEQVSTPIPACRVMCEQARLKCSPIMEQFKFKWPDSLDCSKLPNKNDPNYLCMEAPNNGSDEPSRGSGMFPPLFRPQRPHSAQEHPLKDGGPGRAGCDNPGKFHHVEKSESCAPLCTPGVDVYWSRDDKRFAVIWLAIWSVLCFFSSAFTVLTFLIDPSRFKYPERPIIFLSMCYCVYSVGYIIRLFAGAESIACDRDSGQLYVIQEGLESTGCTLVFLVLYYFGMASSLWWVVLTLTWFLAAGKKWGHEAIEANSSYFHLAAWAIPAVKTILILVMRRVAGDELTGVCYVGSMDVNALTGFVLVPLACYLVIGTSFILSGFVALFHIRRVMKTGGENTDKLEKLMVRIGVFSLLYTVPATCVIACYFYERLNMDYWKMLATQHKCKMNNQTKTPDCLMTTSIPAVEVFMVKVSMLLVVGITSGVWVWTSKTLQSWQQVCSRGLKKKSRRKPASVVATAGIYKKAQHPQKPHLGKYELPAQPSACV, encoded by the coding sequence atgCCCGGGAGTGGCGGCCCTGAGCGGCGCGGGGACACCGCGGGCGCCACCATGCAGCACCGGGGGCCGCGCCTGTGGCTGGTGCTGCAGGTGATGATGGGTTCGTGCGCAGCCATCAGTTCCATGGACTTGGAGCGCCCTGGAGATGGCAAGTGCCAGCCGGTGGAGATTCCCATGTGCAAGGACATCGGCTACAACACCACCCGCATGCCAAACCTGATGGGCCACGAGAACCAGCGCGAGGCGGCCATCCAACTGCACGAGTTTGCGCCGCTCGTGGAGTACGGCTGCCACGGCCACCTCCGCTTCTTCCTGTGCTCGCTGTACGCGCCCATGTGCACTGAGCAGGTCTCCACGCCCATCCCCGCTTGCCGGGTCATGTGCGAGCAGGCCCGGCTCAAGTGCTCGCCGATCATGGAGCAGTTCAAATTCAAGTGGCCGGACTCCCTGGACTGCAGCAAGCTCCCCAACAAGAATGACCCCAACTACCTGTGCATGGAGGCACCCAACAACGGCTCCGACGAGCCGAGCCGGGGCTCTGGCATGTTCCCTCCGCTCTTCAGGCCCCAGAGGCCCCACAGCGCGCAGGAGCACCCGCTAAAGGATGGGGGTCCCGGGCGCGCAGGCTGTGACAACCCGGGCAAGTTCCACCACGTGGAGAAAAGCGAGTCCTGCGCTCCTCTCTGCACTCCGGGGGTGGATGTGTACTGGAGCCGCGACGACAAGCGCTTCGCTGTGATCTGGCTGGCCATCTGGTCGGTGCTGTGCTTCTTCTCCAGCGCCTTCACCGTGCTCACCTTCCTCATTGACCCGTCGCGCTTCAAATACCCGGAACGTCCCATCATCTTCCTCTCCATGTGCTACTGCGTCTATTCGGTGGGCTATATCATCCGCCTCTTCGCTGGCGCTGAGAGCATCGCCTGCGACAGGGACAGTGGACAGCTGTATGTTATCCAGGAGGGTTTGGAGAGCACCGGCTGTACCTTAGTCTTCTTGGTACTTTACTACTTCGGCATGGCCAGCTCTTTATGGTGGGTGGTTCTCACCCTCACTTGGTTCCTGGCTGCTGGCAAGAAGTGGGGCCACGAGGCTATTGAAGCCAACAGCAGCTACTTTCACCTGGCAGCCTGGGCCATCCCGGCTGTGAAGACCATCTTGATCCTGGTGATGCGCAGGGTGGCAGGAGATGAGCTCACCGGTGTGTGTTACGTGGGCAGCATGGATGTCAATGCCCTGACCGGCTTTGTGCTGGTCCCGCTGGCTTGCTACCTGGTCATCGGCACTTCCTTCATCCTGTCCGGCTTTGTGGCTTTATTCCACATCCGGAGGGTGATGAAAACGGGTGGGGAAAACACGGACAAGCTGGAGAAGCTCATGGTGCGCATCGGGGTCTTCTCCCTCCTCTACACTGTGCCGGCCACCTGTGTGATTGCCTGCTACTTTTATGAACGCCTGAACATGGACTACTGGAAGATGCTGGCCACGCAGCACAAGTGTAAGATGAACAATCAGACCAAGACACCCGATTGTCTGATGACCACCTCCATCCCTGCCGTGGAGGTCTTCATGGTCAAAGTGTCCATGCTTCTGGTGGTGGGCATCACCAGTGGGGTGTGGGTCTGGACTTCCAAGACCCTGCAGTCTTGGCAACAGGTGTGCAGCCGGGGGCTAAAGAAAAAGAGCCGGAGGAAACCAGCCAGTGTGGTCGCCACTGCAGGGATCTACAAAAAAGCTCAGCACCCTCAAAAACCTCACCTGGGGAAGTATGAGCTTCCTGCCCAGCCTTCAGCGTGCGTGTGA